One Brassica napus cultivar Da-Ae chromosome A1, Da-Ae, whole genome shotgun sequence genomic region harbors:
- the LOC125582907 gene encoding protein DOWN-REGULATED IN DIF1 11-like has protein sequence MDTKTIFMAFFIINTLVSCAYPCLGQEDVDDKPLVNPAEFDTLDALSPASQEYNIYMLENLPPKYKTYLGTCADKMGPSGISECNEDVLSEILTNKPVSRECCLMVVRAGKECYMEIRKFMFRLYQLKRFASQVSFKTNEVWNRCSAEVESPSSSHDHMI, from the coding sequence atggACACTAAGACAATTTTTATGGCATTTTTCATAATCAACACTTTAGTGTCATGTGCGTATCCATGTTTGGGCCAAGAAGATGTTGACGATAAACCACTTGTCAATCCCGCTGAGTTTGATACATTGGATGCGTTATCGCCGGCTTCGCAGGAGTACAATATTTATATGCTAGAAAACCTCCCACCAAAATACAAAACGTATCTCGGAACCTGCGCTGATAAGATGGGGCCCAGTGGTATTTCAGAATGTAATGAAGATGTTCTTAGCGAGATTCTTACAAACAAACCTGTTTCAAGAGAGTGTTGTTTGATGGTAGTAAGAGCTGGAAAAGAATGCTACATGGAGATTAGAAAGTTCATGTTTCGATTGTATCAACTCAAACGCTTTGCTTCTCAAGTTTCTTTCAAAACTAATGAGGTTTGGAACAGATGTTCTGCTGAAGTTGAAAGTCCTTCATCATCTCACGACCATATGATTTAG
- the LOC125582926 gene encoding protein DOWN-REGULATED IN DIF1 11-like has translation MDTKTIFMAFFIINTLVSCAYPCLGQEDVDDKPLVNPAEFDTLDALSPASHEYNIYMLENLPPKYKTYLGTCADKMGLSGILECNEDVLSEILINKPVSRECCLMVVRAGKECYMEIRKFMFRLYQLKRFASQVSFKTNEVWNRCSAEVESPSSSQDHTI, from the coding sequence ATGGACACTAAGACAATTTTTATGGCATTTTTCATAATCAACACTTTAGTGTCATGTGCGTATCCATGTTTGGGCCAAGAAGATGTTGACGATAAACCACTAGTCAATCCCGCTGAGTTTGATACATTGGATGCGTTATCGCCGGCTTCGCATGAGtacaatatttatatgttaGAGAACCTCCCACCAAAATACAAAACGTATCTCGGAACCTGCGCTGATAAGATGGGGCTTAGTGGTATTTTGGAATGTAATGAAGATGTTCTTAGCGAGATTCTTATAAACAAACCTGTTTCAAGAGAGTGTTGTTTGATGGTAGTAAGAGCCGGAAAAGAATGCTACATGGAGATTAGAAAGTTCATGTTTCGATTGTATCAACTCAAACGTTTTGCTTCTCAAGTTTCTTTCAAAACTAATGAGGTTTGGAACAGATGTTCTGCTGAAGTTGAAAGTCCTTCATCATCTCAAGACCACACGATTTAG